From a region of the Theobroma cacao cultivar B97-61/B2 chromosome 8, Criollo_cocoa_genome_V2, whole genome shotgun sequence genome:
- the LOC18591662 gene encoding lysine histidine transporter-like 8 yields MGELVDVHSGPATRPGLETLVISAPPLQLNCPSMTRSPLLDSAPKTPKSPFVTRLMTPVASPMKKAIASMQGYLEEVGQFTKLDPQEAWLPITESRNGNAYYSAFHTLSSGIGFQALVLPLAFTTLGWVWGVICLSLAFVWQLYTLWLLIQLHESESGMRYSRYLRLSMVAFGEKLGKLLALFPIMYLSGGTCVTLIMIGGGTMKIFFQIVCGNTCSVKHLSVVEWYVVFTCLAILLAQLPNLNSIAGVSLVGAITAISYCSLIWIVSITQGRPEGVSYDPPAANSEVARLFGIFNALGIIAFAFRGHNLVLEIQATMPSSGKHPSRIPMWIGVKLAYLIVATCLFPLAIAGFWAYGNLMSENGWILSALYNYHKLDTSKLLLGLASLLVVINSLSSFQIYAMPVFDNLEFRYTSKWRRPCPRWLRTGIRVFFGCLAFFIAVALPFLPSLAGLIGGIALPITLAYPCLMWLIIKKPQIFSPSWCLNWALGVLGMVLSVLVTTGAIWGIVTKGIQLRFFKPQ; encoded by the exons ATGGGTGAGCTGGTGGATGTACACTCGGGCCCAGCAACGAGACCAGGGTTGGAAACGTTGGTCATCTCCGCACCTCCACTTCAACTCAATTGCCCTTCAATGACTCGGTCGCCTCTGCTTGATTCAGCCCCAAAAACCCCCAAGAGTCCCTTTGTTACACGTCTGATGACGCCTGTAGCTAGCCCCATGAAAAAGGCAATTGCAAGCATGCAAGGGTACTTGGAAGAAGTTGGACAATTCACCAAGCTTGATCCACAGGAAGCTTGGCTTCCCATTACTGAGTCGAGGAATGGTAACGCATACTACTCAGCATTTCACACTCTGAGTTCAGGAATAGGATTTCAAGCACTTGTTCTTCCGCTAGCTTTCACCACTCTTGGTTG GGTCTGGGGTGTTATATGTCTATCACTGGCTTTTGTTTGGCAGTTATACACCCTATGGTTACTGATTCAGCTGCATGAATCAGAATCTGGGATGCGGTACAGCCGATATCTCCGACTTTCCATGGTAGCTTTCG GAGAAAAACTAGGGAAACTGCTGGCTCTTTTCCCCATCATGTATTTATCAGGGGGTACCTGTGTGACCCTGATCATGATCGGAGGTGGGACCATGAAGATATTCTTCCAGATCGTGTGTGGGAACACATGCAGCGTGAAACATCTCTCTGTCGTAGAGTGGTACGTGGTGTTCACTTGCTTAGCCATTCTCCTGGCCCAACTTCCCAACCTGAACTCTATAGCTGGAGTTTCCCTGGTCGGGGCAATCACCGCCATCAGCTATTGCAGTTTGATATGGATCGTGTCTATTACCCAAGGTAGGCCAGAGGGCGTGTCCTATGACCCGCCTGCGGCAAACTCGGAAGTGGCCAGGCTTTTCGGTATTTTTAATGCACTTGGAATAATTGCCTTCGCTTTTCGAGGCCACAATCTCGTGCTGGAGATACAG GCGACAATGCCTTCCAGTGGAAAGCACCCTTCCCGTATACCGATGTGGATAGGAGTTAAGTTGGCTTACTTGATTGTTGCAACCTGCTTGTTTCCCCTTGCAATCGCTGGCTTTTGGGCTTACGGAAACTTG ATGTCTGAAAATGGATGGATCCTCAGTGCTTTGTACAATTACCACAAACTCGACACATCAAAGCTGCTTCTGGGGCTAGCAAGCCTACTCGTTGTAATTAACAGCCTCAGCTCATTCCAAATATACGCTATGCCAGTGTTCGACAATTTGGAGTTCAGGTATACAAGCAAATGGAGAAGGCCATGTCCAAGGTGGTTGCGCACGGGGATCAGAGTTTTCTTTGGATGCTTGGCATTCTTTATTGCGGTGGCGCTACCATTCTTGCCAAGCTTGGCGGGACTGATTGGAGGGATCGCATTACCGATCACCCTGGCATATCCTTGTCTCATGTGGTTGATAATCAAGAAACCTCAGATATTTAGTCCATCTTGGTGCCTCAACTGGGCTTTGGGAGTGTTAGGGATGGTCCTCAGTGTCCTGGTGACCACTGGAGCAATATGGGGCATAGTGACCAAGGGAATACAACTTCGCTTCTTTAAACCCCAGTGA
- the LOC18591668 gene encoding NADH dehydrogenase [ubiquinone] 1 beta subcomplex subunit 2, giving the protein MGGGHEGSTTYKGVTLHHPKRWHTVTGKGLCAIMWFWVLYRAKQDGPVVLGWRHPWEGHDDHSHGHGDKH; this is encoded by the exons ATGGGAGGAGGCCACGAAGGGAGCACGACTTACAAAGGTGTAACTTTGCACCATCCAAAGCGATGGCATACCGTCACCGGCAAGGGCTTGTGCGCCATCATgtg GTTTTGGGTCTTGTACAGGGCTAAGCAAGATGGTCCCGTAGTATTG GGCTGGCGGCACCCTTGGGAGGGACATGATGACCATTCTCACGGCCATGGAGACAAGCATTAG
- the LOC108663005 gene encoding LOW QUALITY PROTEIN: auxin-responsive protein SAUR36-like (The sequence of the model RefSeq protein was modified relative to this genomic sequence to represent the inferred CDS: inserted 2 bases in 1 codon), producing the protein MISLKKLIALARRWKKMAGIGRRTISLPRINGKLARAGHFVIYSXDKRRFVVRLAYLYTNIFRELLRLSKEEFGLPRDGPITLPCYAAVLEYVISLIQRHVSEKLEQALKNSRKKLVVALFG; encoded by the exons ATGATCAGCTTGAAGAAACTCATCGCCCTCGCGAGGAGGTGGAAAAAGATGGCTGGCATTGGAAGGAGAACCATATCGCTCCCGAGGATCAATGGCAAGCTAGCAAGGGCAGGCCATTTCGTTATCTACTC GGATAAGAGACGTTTCGTTGTTCGTTTGGCATATCTCTATACCAACATTTTCAGAGAGCTTTTAAGATTGTCCAAGGAAGAGTTCGGACTGCCGAGGGATGGCCCGATAACTTTGCCATGCTATGCAGCAGTCTTGGAGTACGTCATCTCGTTAATTCAAAGACATGTCTCTGAAAAGCTGGAGCAGGCATT AAAAAACTCTAGGAAGAAGCTAGTCGTAGCCCTTTTTGGCTGA
- the LOC18591665 gene encoding 4-coumarate--CoA ligase-like 5, giving the protein MAQITNLRIDPRNGFCSSNSTFYSKRKPFPLPSNRCLDITTFISSYPHHGKTAFIEAATGRHLSFSELWRGVDLVATCLSDLGIRKGHVVLIIAPNSIFFPMVCLSVMSLGAIITTSNPLNTPREIALQMADSKPALIFTTSQLVPKLAGSSLPIVLLDEQEIITTSEAKIVATMDQMMKKEPTGSRVRDRVHQDDPASLLYSSGTTGVSKGVISSHRNLMALMQSFSCMANADEVLQTHICTVPMFHIYGFGAFAIGKLTVGSTVVILSKFDTNEMLSAIEKYRATCLPLVPPILLGLVKGADQIRRKYDLSSLQSVLCGGAPLSKALINGFLEKFPTVNIRQGYALTETTGFGASMYSPEESRKYGTVGLLMARLEARIVDPATGSALQVNQTGELWLRGPSIMKGYLNNVEATASTLDSDGWLKTGDLCYIDGDGFLHVVDRLKEVIKYKGYQVPPAELEALLLSHPEISDAAVIPFPDEEVGQYPMAYVVRKTGSNVLETEVIDFVARQVAPYKKIRKLAFVTSIPKNPSGKILRRDLVKLATSKI; this is encoded by the exons ATGGCTCAGATTACCAACTTAAGAATCGATCCAAGGAATGGCTTTTGCTCTTCCAATTCCACATTCTACAGCAAACGCAAGCCCTTTCCGCTTCCATCCAACCGCTGCCTTGACATCACCACATTTATTTCCTCTTACCCCCACCATGGCAAGACCGCCTTCATCGAAGCCGCCACCGGCCGCCACCTGTCCTTTTCCGAACTCTGGCGAGGGGTTGACTTGGTTGCCACGTGTCTGTCCGATTTGGGAATCCGGAAAGGCCACGTCGTTCTCATCATCGCACCGAACTCCATATTCTTCCCCATGGTTTGCCTCTCTGTGATGTCTCTTGGCGCTATTATAACCACCAGCAACCCCCTCAACACGCCTCGTGAAATCGCGCTACAAATGGCGGATTCAAAGCCCGCCCTCATCTTCACGACCAGCCAACTCGTCCCAAAACTTGCTGGATCATCTCTCCCTATCGTACTTCTCGACGAGCAGGAGATCATTACCACGAGCGAAGCCAAAATAGTTGCAACCATGGATCAAATGATGAAGAAGGAACCAACTGGGAGCCGAGTCAGGGATCGAGTCCACCAGGACGACCCGGCCAGTCTACTTTATTCATCAGGCACAACGGGTGTCAGCAAGGGAGTCATATCATCTCACAGAAACCTCATGGCGCTGATGCAATCATTTTCATGCATGGCCAATGCAGACGAAGTATTGCAAACGCATATCTGCACCGTTCCCATGTTCCACATCTACGGCTTCGGAGCTTTTGCCATAGGGAAACTCACGGTAGGATCAACGGTGgtgattttatcaaaattcGACACGAACGAAATGCTGTCGGCGATTGAGAAGTACCGCGCCACGTGCCTCCCCCTCGTGCCACCTATACTCCTGGGATTGGTGAAAGGCGCGGATCAGATACGAAggaagtatgatttgagttcGTTGCAATCGGTTCTGTGCGGCGGGGCCCCGCTGAGTAAGGCACTGATCAATGGGTTTTTGGAGAAGTTCCCAACGGTGAATATTCGTCAGGGGTACGCGTTAACCGAGACAACAGGGTTTGGGGCGTCCATGTATTCGCCGGAGGAGAGTAGGAAGTATGGAACGGTGGGGCTGTTGATGGCCCGCCTGGAGGCCAGAATTGTGGACCCTGCCACTGGTTCGGCCTTGCAGGTTAATCAGACGGGTGAGCTTTGGCTTAGGGGCCCCTCCATTATGAAAG GTTATCTTAACAATGTAGAAGCCACAGCATCAACTCTTGATTCGGATGGATGGTTGAAGACTGGCGATCTTTGCTACATCGATGGGGATGGCTTCCTTCACGTAGTTGACAGGTTGAAGGAAGTCATTAAATACAAGGGATACCAG GTGCCTCCTGCTGAGCTGGAGGCATTGCTCCTTTCTCACCCAGAGATTTCTGATGCAGCTGTCATACC GTTTCCCGATGAGGAGGTCGGGCAGTATCCTATGGCGTATGTGGTTAGAAAAACTGGAAGCAATGTATTGGAGACTGAAGTCATTGATTTTGTAGCAAGACAG GTGGCACCATACAAGAAAATCCGCAAATTGGCGTTTGTAACTTCAATACCCAAGAACCCATCGGGCAAGATTCTCAGGAGGGATCTCGTTAAGCTTGCAACTTCCAAAATTTGA
- the LOC18591669 gene encoding uncharacterized protein LOC18591669, with amino-acid sequence MANLNFNALRDLHNSANDLLHSPTIKRTLVHQGQEKWVHQVSEASPRMLEVCGISRDVLLLVKEHVQDLQFTLRRVSTDEADIGTKIAAYNRYAKKLKKETLKCLHSLKGMRNKSITSDILSPIDDNLMMVVDVMREVRVTAISVVEPLLSLISIPWLERKSAKGSFASKFVRSSCQSLYDISDEMALQSANKRLEAVEITIEDLEAELECIFRRLIQTRVLLLNILTN; translated from the coding sequence ATGGCAAACCTGAACTTCAATGCTCTTAGAGACTTACATAACTCCGCTAATGACCTCCTTCACTCACCGACAATCAAGCGGACGCTTGTTCACCAGGGGCAAGAAAAATGGGTTCATCAAGTCTCGGAAGCATCTCCGAGAATGCTGGAAGTTTGCGGCATTTCCAGAGATGTTCTGTTGCTTGTCAAGGAACATGTGCAAGACCTACAATTTACTTTGCGCAGAGTGAGCACCGATGAGGCAGACATTGGAACCAAAATTGCAGCTTACAACCGGTATGCAAAGAAACTAAAGAAAGAGACCCTGAAATGTTTGCATTCGCTTAAAGGGATGAGAAACAAGTCTATCACTTCTGACATACTATCACCTATAGACGACAATCTCATGATGGTAGTCGATGTGATGAGAGAAGTGAGAGTGACAGCTATATCCGTGGTGGAGCCACTTCTGTCCCTCATTTCCATACCCTGGTTAGAGAGAAAATCAGCTAAAGGGTCTTTCGCCTCAAAGTTCGTACGATCGAGTTGCCAGAGCTTGTACGATATAAGCGATGAGATGGCACTGCAAAGCGcaaataaaagattggaggcaGTGGAAATAACCATCGAGGATCTTGAAGCTGAGCTAGAGTGCATATTCAGACGTTTGATCCAGACTAGAGTTCTACTTCTTAACATACTTACCAACTAA
- the LOC18591666 gene encoding 4-coumarate--CoA ligase-like 5 isoform X2, with translation MAQNINSAIDPRSGFCRSNSTFYSKRKPIPLAKNDSLDVTTFISSRAHHGKVAFIDAGTGRQLTFSELWLAVDSVATCLSDMGIRKGHVVLLLSPNSIYFPVVCLSVMSLGAIITTTNPLNTAAEIGKQIADSKPVLAFTIPQLLPKLAGSTIPIVLLDDHAISNASQAKIVTTLHQMMKTEPSGSRVRDRVNQDDTATLLYSSGTTGASKGVVSSHRNLIAMVQTVLNRFSLKEEERFICTVPMFHIYGLVAFATGLLASGSTVIVLSKFEMHDMLSTIEKYRATYLPLVPPILVAMVNAADQIRKKYDLSSLHSALSGGAPLSKEVIEGFLDKYPTVKILQGYGLTESTGIGASTDSLEESRKYGTAGMLSPSMEAKIVDPDSGKALTVNQTGELWLRGPSIMKGYFSNPEATASTLDSEGWLKTGDICYIDDDGFIFVVDRLKELIKYKGYQVPPAELEALLLTHPDILDAAVIP, from the exons ATGGCGCAAAACATCAACTCAGCAATCGATCCGAGGAGCGGCTTTTGCAGATCCAACTCAACCTTCTACAGCAAACGCAAGCCTATTCCTCTCGCGAAGAACGATTCCCTCGATGTCACCACGTTCATCTCTTCTCGTGCCCACCACGGTAAAGTTGCTTTCATCGACGCCGGTACCGGTCGCCAACTCACCTTTTCGGAACTTTGGCTAGCGGTTGACTCGGTTGCCACGTGTCTTTCCGACATGGGAATTCGGAAAGGCCACGTCGTCCTGCTACTTTCACCAAACTCCATCTATTTCCCCGTCGTTTGCCTCTCAGTTATGTCTCTCGGCGCTATTATAACCACCACCAACCCCCTCAACACGGCTGCTGAAATCGGAAAGCAAATCGCCGATTCAAAGCCCGTTCTCGCCTTTACTATTCCCCAACTCCTCCCTAAACTAGCCGGGTCCACCATTCCCATCGTGCTTCTAGATGATCACGCGATCAGTAACGCGAGCCAGGCGAagattgtaacaactttacatCAGATGATGAAGACGGAACCGAGTGGGAGTCGAGTCAGGGACCGAGTCAACCAGGATGACACGGCGACTCTGCTTTATTCGTCTGGTACAACCGGTGCGAGCAAGGGAGTGGTTTCGTCTCATAGAAATCTGATAGCGATGGTACAAACAGTGCTAAACAGGTTCAGtctaaaagaagaagaaaggttTATCTGCACCGTTCCTATGTTTCACATCTATGGCTTAGTAGCGTTTGCCACTGGGCTGCTGGCGTCAGGATCAACGGTCATAGTTTTATCGAAGTTCGAGATGCACGACATGCTATCAACGATCGAGAAGTACCGGGCCACCTACCTCCCTCTCGTGCCGCCAATACTCGTGGCGATGGTGAACGCCGCGGATCAGATACGGAaaaagtatgatttgagttcGTTGCATTCGGCGCTGTCGGGTGGTGCTCCGCTGAGTAAGGAAGTGATTGAGGGGTTTCTGGACAAGTATCCTACCGTAAAAATTCTTCAAGGGTATGGATTGACAGAGTCGACCGGGATTGGTGCGTCAACGGACTCGTTGGAGGAGAGTCGCAAGTATGGTACGGCGGGGATGTTGTCACCGAGCATGGAGGCTAAAATTGTCGACCCGGATAGCGGTAAGGCTTTGACGGTGAATCAGACGGGTGAGCTTTGGCTTAGGGGTCCCTCCATCATGAAAG GCTATTTCAGTAATCCAGAAGCAACGGCATCAACTCTTGATTCAGAGGGATGGCTGAAGACAGGAGATATATGCTATATCGATGACGATGGTTTCATTTTTGTAGTTGACAGATTGAAGGAGCTGATTAAGTACAAAGGCTATCAG GTTCCTCCTGCAGAACTTGAGGCATTGCTCCTTACTCACCCTGACATTTTAGATGCTGCGGTTATACCGTAA
- the LOC18591664 gene encoding auxin-responsive protein SAUR36 encodes MKGSSMKLSEIIERWKRRKKGHFAIYTREGKRFVVPLYYLNHPIFRVLLEMAEEEFGTANHGPLQVPCEEELMDYILSLLRKNPSVNVDKALASITTCRGASISSFLSQGEHQSMVS; translated from the coding sequence atgaagggTTCTTCGATGAAGCTCAGTGAGATTATAGAAAGGTGGAAGAGGAGGAAGAAGGGCCATTTTGCTATCTACACCAGGGAAGGAAAACGGTTCGTTGTGCCCCTATACTATTTGAATCACCCTATCTTCAGGGTGCTATTGGAGATGGCCGAGGAGGAGTTTGGTACAGCAAATCATGGGCCATTGCAAGTTCCGTGTGAGGAAGAATTGATGGACTACATTCTTTCTCTGCTAAGGAAGAATCCTTCTGTGAATGTAGACAAAGCTTTAGCGTCCATCACTACTTGTAGGGGAGCTTCAATATCTTCTTTCCTTAGCCAAGGTGAGCACCAATCTATGGTTTCATGA
- the LOC18591663 gene encoding lysine histidine transporter-like 8 yields the protein MGEVVEDGSAPRHQAQAIQAPPMQMQYNSPSLSRNPLLLSVQSDGDAANRTQKSSHQAPNFLSPLGTPLRKAIQLTKLDPQDAWLPITESRNGNAYYAAFHTLCSGIGIQALVLPVAFTILGWTWGIISLIVAFIWQLYTLWILVKLHESAETGMRYSRYLQLFSATFGEKMGKLFALFPIMYLSGGTCVALIIVGGSTMKLFFQIVCGHCSAKPLTTVEWYLVFTCAAVVLSQLPNLNSIAGVSLVGAVTAIGYCTTMWMISVTEGRLDGVSYDPIKEEDNMAMIFSVLNALGIIAFAFRGHNLTLEIQATMPSSEKKPSKIPMWRGVKVAYLIIALCLFPLAVGGYWAYGHKIPANGGMLTAIYQYHGRDTSQAALALTSLFVIINAVSSFQIYGMPMFDDMESKYTKRKHKPCPWWLRAVFRAMFGYGCFFVAVAIPFLGSLAGLIGGIAVPVTFAYPCFMWLRIKKPEKYSVMWWVNWGLGLSGTVLSVVLIAAGVYVVIDTGIEVSFFKPH from the exons ATGGGTGAAGTAGTTGAAGATGGTTCTGCTCCAAGGCATCAGGCACAGGCGATACAGGCCCCTCCCATGCAGATGCAGTACAATTCACCTTCTTTGTCAAGAAATCCGCTGTTGCTATCAGTACAATCTGATGGAGATGCAGCAAACAGAACCCAAAAATCATCTCATCAAGCTCCCAACTTCCTCAGCCCCTTGGGTACTCCACTTAGGAAGGCTATCCAACTCACCAAGCTTGACCCGCAGGATGCCTGGCTTCCCATCACCGAATCAAGAAATGGTAACGCCTACTACGCTGCCTTTCACACTCTTTGCTCTGGAATTGGAATTCAGGCCCTTGTCCTTCCAGTGGCCTTCACCATTCTTGGGTG GACATGGGGAATAATAAGCCTGATAGTGGCTTTCATATGGCAGCTTTACACGCTATGGATATTGGTCAAGCTTCATGAATCCGCGGAAACTGGGATGCGCTATAGCAGATATCTCCAACTCTTCAGTGCTACTTTTG GTGAGAAAATGGGCAAGCTGTTCGCCCTGTTTCCAATTATGTATTTATCAGGCGGCACATGCGTTGCACTGATTATCGTTGGCGGTTCAACCATGAAGCTTTTCTTCCAAATTGTTTGCGGGCATTGCTCTGCCAAGCCGTTGACGACCGTGGAGTGGTATTTAGTGTTTACGTGTGCAGCAGTCGTCCTATCTCAGCTACCCAACTTGAACTCCATCGCTGGAGTCTCCCTGGTCGGTGCTGTCACCGCCATTGGCTACTGCACAACGATGTGGATGATTTCTGTGACTGAGGGAAGGCTGGATGGGGTGTCTTACGATCCAATCAAAGAAGAAGACAACATGGCTATGATATTCAGCGTTCTAAACGCCCTGGGGATcattgcttttgcttttagaGGCCACAATCTTACGCTTGAAATTCAG GCGACCATGCCCTCCAGTGAAAAGAAACCATCTAAGATACCAATGTGGAGAGGGGTGAAAGTTGCATATTTGATCATTGCATTGTGCCTGTTTCCCCTCGCGGTTGGAGGATATTGGGCTTATGGTCACAAG ATACCTGCAAATGGTGGAATGCTGACAGCAATTTATCAGTACCATGGACGTGACACTTCCCAAGCTGCCCTAGCCTTAACAAGCTTGTTTGTCATAATTAACGCTGTGAGCTCGTTCCAAATCTACGGGATGCCGATGTTTGACGACATGGAATCCAAATACACCAAGAGGAAACACAAGCCATGTCCATGGTGGCTCCGGGCAGTGTTTAGGGCCATGTTCGGATACGGTTGCTTTTTCGTGGCAGTGGCAATCCCCTTCCTGGGCAGTCTAGCAGGTTTGATTGGAGGGATCGCGGTTCCGGTGACCTTCGCTTATCCATGTTTTATGTGGCTCAGGATTAAGAAGCCTGAGAAGTATAGCGTAATGTGGTGGGTGAACTGGGGACTAGGCCTCTCAGGCACTGTTCTCAGCGTTGTACTCATAGCAGCAGGGGTTTATGTTGTGATCGACACAGGGATTGAAGTCAGCTTCTTCAAGCCTCACTAA
- the LOC18591666 gene encoding 4-coumarate--CoA ligase-like 5 isoform X1 gives MAQNINSAIDPRSGFCRSNSTFYSKRKPIPLAKNDSLDVTTFISSRAHHGKVAFIDAGTGRQLTFSELWLAVDSVATCLSDMGIRKGHVVLLLSPNSIYFPVVCLSVMSLGAIITTTNPLNTAAEIGKQIADSKPVLAFTIPQLLPKLAGSTIPIVLLDDHAISNASQAKIVTTLHQMMKTEPSGSRVRDRVNQDDTATLLYSSGTTGASKGVVSSHRNLIAMVQTVLNRFSLKEEERFICTVPMFHIYGLVAFATGLLASGSTVIVLSKFEMHDMLSTIEKYRATYLPLVPPILVAMVNAADQIRKKYDLSSLHSALSGGAPLSKEVIEGFLDKYPTVKILQGYGLTESTGIGASTDSLEESRKYGTAGMLSPSMEAKIVDPDSGKALTVNQTGELWLRGPSIMKGYFSNPEATASTLDSEGWLKTGDICYIDDDGFIFVVDRLKELIKYKGYQVPPAELEALLLTHPDILDAAVIPFPDKEVGQFPMAYVVRKTGCNLSETAVMDFVARQVAPYKRIRKVAFVSSIPKNPSGKILRKDLIKLATSKL, from the exons ATGGCGCAAAACATCAACTCAGCAATCGATCCGAGGAGCGGCTTTTGCAGATCCAACTCAACCTTCTACAGCAAACGCAAGCCTATTCCTCTCGCGAAGAACGATTCCCTCGATGTCACCACGTTCATCTCTTCTCGTGCCCACCACGGTAAAGTTGCTTTCATCGACGCCGGTACCGGTCGCCAACTCACCTTTTCGGAACTTTGGCTAGCGGTTGACTCGGTTGCCACGTGTCTTTCCGACATGGGAATTCGGAAAGGCCACGTCGTCCTGCTACTTTCACCAAACTCCATCTATTTCCCCGTCGTTTGCCTCTCAGTTATGTCTCTCGGCGCTATTATAACCACCACCAACCCCCTCAACACGGCTGCTGAAATCGGAAAGCAAATCGCCGATTCAAAGCCCGTTCTCGCCTTTACTATTCCCCAACTCCTCCCTAAACTAGCCGGGTCCACCATTCCCATCGTGCTTCTAGATGATCACGCGATCAGTAACGCGAGCCAGGCGAagattgtaacaactttacatCAGATGATGAAGACGGAACCGAGTGGGAGTCGAGTCAGGGACCGAGTCAACCAGGATGACACGGCGACTCTGCTTTATTCGTCTGGTACAACCGGTGCGAGCAAGGGAGTGGTTTCGTCTCATAGAAATCTGATAGCGATGGTACAAACAGTGCTAAACAGGTTCAGtctaaaagaagaagaaaggttTATCTGCACCGTTCCTATGTTTCACATCTATGGCTTAGTAGCGTTTGCCACTGGGCTGCTGGCGTCAGGATCAACGGTCATAGTTTTATCGAAGTTCGAGATGCACGACATGCTATCAACGATCGAGAAGTACCGGGCCACCTACCTCCCTCTCGTGCCGCCAATACTCGTGGCGATGGTGAACGCCGCGGATCAGATACGGAaaaagtatgatttgagttcGTTGCATTCGGCGCTGTCGGGTGGTGCTCCGCTGAGTAAGGAAGTGATTGAGGGGTTTCTGGACAAGTATCCTACCGTAAAAATTCTTCAAGGGTATGGATTGACAGAGTCGACCGGGATTGGTGCGTCAACGGACTCGTTGGAGGAGAGTCGCAAGTATGGTACGGCGGGGATGTTGTCACCGAGCATGGAGGCTAAAATTGTCGACCCGGATAGCGGTAAGGCTTTGACGGTGAATCAGACGGGTGAGCTTTGGCTTAGGGGTCCCTCCATCATGAAAG GCTATTTCAGTAATCCAGAAGCAACGGCATCAACTCTTGATTCAGAGGGATGGCTGAAGACAGGAGATATATGCTATATCGATGACGATGGTTTCATTTTTGTAGTTGACAGATTGAAGGAGCTGATTAAGTACAAAGGCTATCAG GTTCCTCCTGCAGAACTTGAGGCATTGCTCCTTACTCACCCTGACATTTTAGATGCTGCGGTTATACC TTTTCCTGATAAGGAAGTTGGGCAGTTTCCAATGGCATATGTGGTTAGAAAAACCGGATGCAATTTATCAGAGACTGCAGTCATGGATTTTGTAGCCAGACAG GTTGCCCCATACAAAAGAATCCGGAAAGTGGCATTCGTATCTTCAATACCCAAGAATCCATCTGGCAAGATTCTCAGGAAGGATCTAATAAAGCTCGCAACCTCCAAACTATGA